In Sporosarcina sp. PTS2304, a genomic segment contains:
- the nikC gene encoding nickel transporter permease gives MSELSPKVDGVAEAQLEKTTGPWREAWAGFRKSKVAVVGAVIVLFFILLAIFGPLVTKEGINEQLMTDRLQPPSAQYWFGTDDFGRDIFSRIIHGARISLSVGFFSVVGSIVVGSFLGIIAGYYGRWVDTIISRIFDIMLAFPSILLAIAIVSVLGPSLRNALIAIAIINVPNFGRLIRSKVLSIKEDEYITAAKAIGMKDFRILFSHILPNSMAPVIVQGTLAIATAILEAAALGFLGLGAEAPYPEWGKMLADSKDYLQNAPWTMIFPGLAIMLTVLGFNLMGDGLRDALDPKMKS, from the coding sequence ATGTCAGAATTATCGCCTAAGGTAGATGGAGTAGCGGAAGCACAATTAGAGAAAACAACAGGACCTTGGCGGGAAGCTTGGGCGGGTTTTAGAAAAAGTAAAGTGGCAGTCGTTGGAGCGGTTATCGTACTATTCTTTATCCTCTTAGCAATTTTTGGTCCACTCGTGACAAAAGAAGGAATTAACGAACAGTTAATGACAGATCGACTGCAACCTCCTTCTGCACAATATTGGTTCGGCACAGATGACTTCGGCCGGGATATATTCTCGCGTATTATTCACGGCGCACGTATTTCTTTATCAGTCGGATTTTTCTCGGTCGTTGGTTCCATCGTCGTAGGGAGCTTTCTTGGAATTATAGCAGGATACTACGGTCGTTGGGTCGATACGATCATTTCACGAATCTTCGATATTATGCTCGCTTTCCCATCGATTCTATTAGCTATAGCTATCGTATCTGTATTGGGGCCAAGCTTACGTAACGCACTAATTGCTATTGCGATTATTAATGTACCGAACTTTGGGCGGCTTATTCGATCCAAAGTGTTAAGTATTAAAGAAGATGAATATATTACCGCCGCAAAAGCGATAGGTATGAAAGATTTCCGTATATTATTTTCTCACATATTACCGAACTCTATGGCGCCCGTCATTGTACAAGGCACACTCGCTATTGCTACTGCTATTTTAGAGGCAGCTGCACTCGGTTTCCTTGGACTTGGTGCTGAAGCGCCTTATCCGGAGTGGGGGAAAATGTTAGCCGATTCGAAAGACTATCTGCAAAATGCACCTTGGACGATGATTTTCCCAGGTCTTGCGATTATGTTGACCGTTCTTGGGTTCAACTTGATGGGTGACGGCTTACGTGATGCATTAGATCCGAAAATGAAGAGTTAA
- a CDS encoding S9 family peptidase gives MQKHLTIRSGENNLSGVLHLPEFTKNKIPLIIFIHGFVGSKVGEHRLFVKAARYFTERGYGVFRFDFSGCGESDGDYGDVTVTNQLNEVQDVIQYLQHIQGIDQDRVTVIGHSLGGAIASLTAAKDPRVKQLLLWSPVGTPYEDITGILGPKAVRKISKEGRYDYLGFMITQSFLQDLKKYQPLHAIRSYAGPVHIIHAKADEQIPKEHAGRYRNSLNKRNHSELVNVEYIEKADHTFSGYSFEAELFEKSITWIERDVTSQLALQR, from the coding sequence ATGCAAAAACATTTAACAATTCGTTCGGGAGAAAATAACTTATCAGGTGTACTGCATCTTCCAGAGTTTACAAAAAATAAAATACCATTAATCATATTTATTCACGGATTCGTAGGGAGCAAAGTAGGGGAACATCGACTGTTTGTGAAGGCAGCACGCTATTTTACTGAACGTGGATATGGAGTATTCCGTTTTGACTTTAGTGGATGTGGAGAAAGTGACGGAGATTACGGGGATGTCACAGTAACAAACCAGTTAAATGAAGTACAAGATGTAATTCAATACTTACAACATATTCAAGGGATTGATCAAGACCGCGTTACTGTGATAGGACACAGTTTAGGAGGAGCGATCGCGTCGTTAACTGCAGCTAAGGATCCGAGAGTAAAGCAACTTCTATTATGGTCACCAGTAGGTACACCTTATGAAGACATAACAGGAATTTTAGGACCAAAAGCTGTTCGTAAAATTTCTAAAGAAGGACGATATGATTATTTAGGATTTATGATTACTCAGTCATTTCTCCAAGATTTAAAAAAATACCAGCCTCTTCACGCTATTCGTTCTTACGCTGGACCGGTACATATAATTCATGCGAAAGCAGATGAACAAATACCGAAAGAACATGCGGGGCGCTATAGAAACTCGCTTAATAAAAGAAATCATTCGGAATTAGTGAATGTGGAATATATTGAAAAAGCAGATCATACATTTTCGGGGTATTCATTTGAAGCGGAATTGTTTGAAAAGAGTATCACATGGATAGAAAGGGACGTGACAAGCCAACTAGCATTGCAGCGGTAA
- a CDS encoding ABC transporter substrate-binding protein — MRKGKLWSFALILVLVLSTALAACSGGDKGESGDKDKDTADKGGSENKTLVFGRGNDSTSLDPSRVTEGETFKVTVNLFETLLNFGEQDTTVQPGLAKEWEPSEDGLTYTFQLEEGVKFHDGTDFNADAVVKNFERWANGDADTFPYYNSMFGGFKDDEEHVIESVKADGDHTVIITLKRPQAPFLKNLAMSMFAIASPEAFEKGDDQFERNPVGTGPFKFVEWKPNETITIEKNADYWKEGLPKLDRVIFQSIPDNSARLNSLMTGDIDLADGINPADGLKIEDNDKLQLFERPSMNVGYLGLTVTREPFDKKEVRQAVNYAIDKQTIVDSFFEGRAEVAANGMPPSISGYNEEVEPYPYDPEKAKELLKEAGLEDGFEMELWAMPVPRPYMPDGTKVAEVIQSNLADVGIKAKIVSYEWATYLEKASKGDADAFMLGWTGDNGDADNFLYVLLDEDNIGSNNYTYFKNAETHKLFLEAQTEVDEEKRNELYKQAQVILHEEAPWVPLAHSIPLLGGVKELTGFVPHPTGSDLLSNVEFK, encoded by the coding sequence ATGAGGAAAGGGAAGTTATGGTCATTTGCGTTAATCCTAGTTCTCGTCTTATCAACTGCACTGGCAGCTTGTTCAGGCGGTGACAAAGGAGAAAGTGGCGATAAAGACAAAGACACTGCGGATAAAGGTGGAAGTGAAAACAAAACATTGGTATTTGGTCGAGGGAATGATTCAACATCACTTGACCCATCACGTGTAACTGAAGGGGAGACATTTAAAGTTACAGTGAACTTATTTGAAACATTATTGAACTTTGGAGAACAAGATACAACGGTACAACCGGGTCTTGCTAAAGAGTGGGAACCGAGTGAAGACGGATTAACGTATACTTTCCAATTGGAAGAAGGCGTTAAGTTCCATGATGGAACAGACTTTAATGCAGACGCTGTTGTAAAGAACTTCGAACGTTGGGCGAATGGAGATGCAGATACATTCCCGTACTATAATTCTATGTTCGGCGGATTCAAAGATGATGAAGAACATGTAATCGAGTCAGTCAAAGCAGATGGTGATCACACAGTTATTATTACATTAAAACGTCCACAAGCTCCATTCTTGAAAAATCTAGCGATGAGCATGTTCGCAATCGCAAGTCCGGAAGCATTTGAAAAAGGTGACGATCAATTCGAACGTAATCCTGTTGGAACAGGTCCATTCAAATTTGTAGAGTGGAAGCCTAACGAAACAATTACAATCGAAAAGAACGCAGATTATTGGAAAGAAGGTCTACCAAAACTAGATCGTGTAATTTTCCAATCGATCCCTGATAACTCTGCTCGTTTAAATTCATTAATGACAGGTGATATCGACCTGGCTGATGGAATCAATCCTGCAGATGGATTGAAAATTGAAGATAATGATAAATTACAATTATTTGAGCGTCCTTCTATGAACGTCGGTTATTTAGGATTAACAGTAACACGTGAGCCATTCGATAAGAAGGAAGTTCGTCAAGCAGTAAACTATGCGATTGACAAGCAGACAATCGTAGATTCATTCTTCGAAGGTCGTGCAGAAGTGGCAGCAAACGGAATGCCACCTTCTATTTCTGGATATAACGAAGAAGTAGAACCATATCCGTACGATCCGGAAAAAGCAAAAGAGTTATTAAAAGAAGCAGGTCTTGAAGATGGATTTGAAATGGAATTGTGGGCAATGCCAGTTCCACGTCCTTACATGCCGGATGGAACAAAAGTTGCTGAAGTCATTCAAAGTAATTTAGCGGATGTTGGTATTAAAGCGAAGATCGTTTCTTATGAATGGGCAACTTATCTTGAAAAGGCAAGCAAAGGAGATGCAGACGCGTTTATGCTTGGCTGGACAGGAGATAACGGTGATGCGGACAACTTCTTATATGTATTGCTGGATGAAGACAATATCGGCAGTAACAACTACACATACTTTAAGAATGCTGAAACGCATAAACTGTTTTTAGAAGCACAAACAGAAGTTGATGAGGAAAAGCGTAACGAATTGTATAAGCAAGCACAAGTCATTCTTCACGAAGAAGCGCCTTGGGTACCACTTGCTCACTCCATCCCACTACTTGGCGGTGTGAAAGAGTTAACTGGTTTCGTTCCACATCCTACAGGTTCTGATTTATTATCGAACGTAGAATTTAAATAA
- a CDS encoding ABC transporter ATP-binding protein, with product MTERKKLLQVKDLQTTFFTDSGEIPAVDHVDFYVREGEILGIVGESGCGKSVTSLSIMQLVPSPPGKITGGEILFEDQDLLKKSEKEMREIRGKDVAMIFQEPMTSLNPLFTIGNQMTEAISLHEKKWSKKQIKARAIEMLKLVGLPRSEEIMKEYPHQLSGGMRQRVMIAMALVCDPKVLIADEPTTALDVTIQAQILKLMRELNERMNTAILLITHDLGVVAETCERVVVMYAGQVIEEAPTNVIFENPCHPYTRGLIQSVPDMREKKDRLYSIPGNVPKPGSIDKGCRFAARCESAFSRCYEETPPLYRNSEVHQTRCFLYDEQEGVTKLDEQTTAES from the coding sequence ATGACAGAAAGAAAGAAATTACTGCAAGTAAAGGATTTGCAGACGACCTTTTTCACTGATTCAGGGGAAATTCCAGCGGTAGATCATGTAGACTTTTACGTGAGAGAAGGAGAAATTCTCGGGATCGTTGGAGAATCTGGTTGCGGAAAAAGTGTAACTTCTTTATCTATCATGCAATTGGTTCCGAGTCCGCCAGGGAAAATTACTGGAGGAGAAATTTTGTTTGAGGATCAGGATCTTTTGAAAAAGTCAGAGAAAGAAATGAGAGAGATTCGCGGGAAAGATGTCGCGATGATTTTTCAGGAGCCTATGACCTCTTTAAATCCTTTATTCACGATCGGAAATCAGATGACGGAAGCTATTTCTCTTCATGAGAAGAAATGGTCAAAAAAGCAGATTAAAGCGCGTGCAATCGAAATGCTTAAACTGGTAGGCTTGCCTAGATCTGAGGAAATCATGAAGGAGTACCCACATCAACTGTCAGGCGGAATGCGTCAGCGTGTAATGATCGCGATGGCTCTCGTATGTGATCCGAAAGTATTAATAGCAGATGAGCCGACAACTGCATTAGATGTAACTATTCAAGCGCAAATATTAAAATTGATGCGAGAATTGAATGAACGCATGAACACAGCTATTCTATTAATCACTCATGATTTAGGAGTAGTCGCTGAAACATGTGAACGAGTGGTCGTTATGTACGCAGGACAGGTTATTGAAGAAGCACCGACAAATGTGATATTTGAAAATCCGTGTCATCCATATACGCGCGGTCTTATACAATCAGTACCTGATATGCGTGAGAAAAAAGATCGATTATATTCGATTCCAGGAAATGTGCCAAAACCAGGATCGATCGATAAAGGCTGTAGATTTGCAGCTAGATGTGAAAGCGCTTTCTCTAGGTGCTATGAAGAAACACCGCCACTTTATAGAAACTCCGAAGTTCACCAAACGAGATGCTTTTTATACGATGAGCAAGAAGGAGTGACGAAGCTAGATGAACAAACCACTGCTGAAAGTTGA
- a CDS encoding ABC transporter permease, which yields MFNYTIKRLLQLIPVLLGMTFLVFMLIRAIPGNPAQVILGQQATKEAVEALTIKLGLDQPWYTQYFSYLGGILKGDLGESMRTRLPVADEIWPYLAATLELALFAIIIAVVVGINAGIISAWFQNSWFDYGAMIFALVGVSMPIFWLGLMGQWAFGIELQWLPTTGRENVRDPVTAITNLYIIDTLIAGRFDQLWEVIRHLILPGLALATIPMAIIARMTRSSMLEVMRSDYIRTARAKGQKMFWVVYKHALKNAIIPVLTIIGLQMGLLLGGAILTETIFAWPGIGRYIYDAINFRDYPVIQSGILIVAFIFVMINLIVDLLYGLIDPRIKYD from the coding sequence TTGTTCAACTATACGATAAAAAGACTTCTGCAACTAATTCCTGTCCTGCTAGGTATGACATTTTTAGTTTTTATGTTGATTCGTGCAATTCCAGGTAATCCTGCACAAGTTATTTTAGGGCAACAAGCAACAAAAGAGGCAGTAGAAGCATTGACTATTAAACTCGGTCTGGATCAGCCTTGGTACACGCAATATTTCAGTTATTTAGGAGGCATTTTAAAGGGAGATCTTGGCGAATCTATGCGTACGCGTCTGCCCGTAGCAGATGAGATTTGGCCGTACTTGGCGGCTACGCTAGAACTAGCTTTGTTCGCCATTATTATTGCGGTTGTCGTAGGAATTAATGCGGGTATTATTTCTGCGTGGTTCCAAAATTCATGGTTTGACTATGGTGCGATGATTTTCGCTTTAGTAGGAGTGTCTATGCCAATCTTCTGGTTAGGTTTGATGGGTCAGTGGGCATTTGGTATTGAGCTACAATGGTTACCGACAACCGGCCGTGAGAATGTCAGGGATCCTGTAACTGCGATAACGAATTTATACATAATTGATACGTTGATTGCAGGCAGGTTTGATCAGTTATGGGAAGTTATCCGACATTTAATCTTGCCTGGGTTGGCATTGGCTACAATTCCGATGGCAATCATTGCTAGAATGACCCGTTCAAGTATGTTGGAAGTCATGCGTTCAGACTATATTCGCACAGCGCGCGCAAAAGGTCAGAAGATGTTTTGGGTAGTTTATAAGCATGCGTTGAAAAATGCAATTATTCCTGTACTTACGATTATTGGGTTGCAGATGGGATTGCTTTTGGGCGGTGCGATCTTAACAGAAACGATTTTTGCGTGGCCGGGTATTGGACGCTATATTTATGATGCGATTAACTTTAGAGATTATCCAGTCATTCAATCTGGAATTCTAATAGTCGCATTCATCTTTGTCATGATTAATCTAATTGTAGACTTATTGTATGGATTAATAGACCCGAGGATTAAATATGATTAA
- a CDS encoding superoxide dismutase produces the protein MKPFVLPDLPYAVDGLEPYIDAGTLEIHHGKHHQTYVNNLNAALENYAELHSQSLEALLTDLSKVPEEIRTAIQNNGGGHYCHSLFWESMTPKSKGEPTADIKREIDKYFTSFDNFQDTLSKAAISRFGSGYGWLVLDNGELSVMSTPNQDTPLKDDKTPLLVIDVWEHAYYLGYQNRRPEFVQNWWHTVDWDVVNERFLQAKQ, from the coding sequence TTGAAGCCATTTGTTCTTCCTGATTTGCCTTATGCAGTGGACGGTCTTGAGCCTTACATCGATGCCGGAACACTGGAGATTCATCATGGCAAGCACCATCAGACGTATGTCAATAACTTGAATGCCGCACTTGAAAACTATGCGGAGCTACATTCTCAATCTCTTGAAGCCCTACTGACTGATCTAAGTAAAGTTCCTGAAGAGATTCGAACAGCCATTCAAAATAATGGTGGCGGTCATTACTGCCATAGCTTATTCTGGGAGTCTATGACACCTAAAAGTAAAGGTGAACCTACAGCGGATATTAAACGGGAAATCGACAAGTACTTTACTTCTTTCGATAATTTCCAAGATACATTATCCAAAGCTGCAATCAGCCGATTTGGTAGTGGATACGGTTGGCTCGTATTAGATAATGGCGAGTTATCTGTTATGAGTACACCAAATCAAGACACACCGTTGAAAGATGATAAGACACCTTTGCTTGTCATTGACGTTTGGGAACATGCCTATTACTTAGGCTACCAAAACCGTCGTCCAGAGTTCGTTCAAAACTGGTGGCATACTGTAGACTGGGACGTTGTCAATGAACGTTTCTTGCAAGCAAAACAGTGA
- a CDS encoding ABC transporter ATP-binding protein, with protein sequence MNKPLLKVEGLKKYFPIRKGLIGKTVGHVKAIDDVSFYVNEGETLGIVGESGCGKSTTGRTIMRLLEPTEGVVEFQGRDLSSMSANEIRKVRRDIQMVFQDPYASLNPRHTIGKILEEPLQVHGMSNAKERRKKVVEFLKIVGLSEYHAKRYPHQFSGGQRQRIGIARALMTNPKLIIADEPVSALDVSIQAQVLNLMQDLQKEFNLTYIFIAHDLGVVRHISDRVAVMYLGKIVEITDSEELYANPLHPYTQALLSAVPVPDPNFQKEQIIIEGDMPSPANPPSGCAFHTRCPFKMDVCTKITPRLAEETIGHSVACHLYTKEGNDDIENNTQLEGSV encoded by the coding sequence ATGAACAAACCACTGCTGAAAGTTGAAGGGTTGAAAAAGTACTTCCCTATTCGAAAAGGTTTGATTGGAAAAACAGTTGGACATGTCAAAGCTATTGATGATGTATCTTTTTATGTCAATGAAGGAGAAACATTAGGGATAGTAGGGGAGAGTGGCTGTGGAAAATCGACGACCGGTCGAACAATTATGCGTTTACTTGAACCGACTGAAGGAGTGGTAGAGTTTCAGGGGAGAGATTTAAGTTCCATGTCCGCCAATGAAATTCGGAAAGTTCGTAGAGATATTCAGATGGTTTTTCAAGATCCTTATGCATCGTTAAATCCACGGCATACAATAGGCAAGATTCTTGAAGAACCTCTTCAAGTACATGGTATGAGTAATGCGAAAGAACGACGTAAAAAGGTTGTAGAATTTTTAAAGATTGTAGGATTAAGTGAATACCATGCAAAGCGTTATCCACACCAGTTTAGTGGTGGGCAGCGTCAAAGAATTGGTATTGCCAGAGCTCTTATGACAAATCCGAAACTCATTATTGCAGATGAACCGGTATCAGCGCTTGATGTATCCATTCAAGCGCAAGTATTGAATCTAATGCAAGATTTGCAGAAGGAATTTAATTTAACCTATATTTTTATAGCGCATGATTTAGGGGTAGTGCGTCACATTAGTGATCGAGTAGCGGTTATGTATTTGGGGAAAATCGTGGAGATCACGGATAGTGAAGAGTTATATGCTAATCCACTGCATCCATATACACAGGCGCTATTGTCTGCAGTTCCCGTTCCAGATCCTAACTTTCAAAAGGAACAAATTATTATTGAAGGGGATATGCCGAGTCCAGCAAACCCACCGAGTGGTTGCGCGTTTCACACAAGGTGTCCATTCAAAATGGATGTATGTACAAAAATCACACCTCGATTAGCAGAGGAAACTATCGGTCATTCTGTTGCCTGCCATTTGTATACAAAGGAAGGCAACGATGATATAGAAAACAATACACAATTGGAGGGGTCTGTATGA
- a CDS encoding KGG domain-containing protein, with protein sequence MNSQKKSEMNDAKMTLEEAGRKGGQATAKKHNREFYEQIGRKGGKATAQKHSSEFYREIGRKGGRATSEKHDKEFYEAIGRKGGEARASQQLEQQDSE encoded by the coding sequence ATGAATTCCCAAAAAAAGTCCGAAATGAACGATGCGAAAATGACATTAGAAGAAGCAGGACGAAAAGGTGGTCAAGCCACTGCAAAAAAACATAATAGAGAATTTTACGAACAAATTGGGCGCAAAGGAGGAAAAGCGACAGCTCAAAAACATAGCAGTGAATTTTATAGAGAAATTGGACGCAAAGGAGGACGCGCCACTTCAGAAAAACATGATAAAGAATTTTACGAAGCGATTGGACGTAAAGGTGGAGAAGCCCGTGCAAGTCAGCAACTAGAACAGCAGGACTCTGAGTAA
- a CDS encoding alkaline phosphatase family protein, which yields MKMNFFFCFIVFFISTSAIEQPVHATGNNGTISVVSFDGMGYVDTQRYKNKGIMKNLEEVEAKSAYATDFVTVTPSLTAPSHAAMATGADPAKTGIVSNSFHSTGEKVQDDQSGFSQTLGVTPIWKEARNYGKVTATVAFPDSNPDNASAATYAVYSGGTLADSKLHKLKFKTIKDKRVEALSNGSKKVKEAVIHLQIKNVPSKQLYVLVTEDEEPLMYISTTREEIGQQVHEEDWIAVTLDLPDEESTGFYVKIKGDIQDLDNIELFQGTIMGSMYRGPDGFAESIASEFGFYPASDETDAFKDGDITREEYEQVSERFIDWVTDVSLYIKEQYAPDLLFYYYPHVDNELHNFLLLDPAQPEFTINTFNTNENYVRWAFQQADQVIGRINNSLQPDDHLFIVSDHGLEPIHTRLSPNKELEKAGLLVKDKNGEIDTSKTKAYAEASGTIAHVYVNVKGREKKGIVEIEEFESVKSQIVEVFKNPSIHSTVYSDPADAGIPALRWILGKSSFTYHYPSVAILSSRLRNSFHAYEDVWTKDMREYKKIASDNSGDVFLSAASGYLMGKDAKIAIEPTEELGSHGGDPTRSRLRPILYVAGPAIPIGELSKRISMIDIAPSIYELLSIPSPEFVEGSSIWK from the coding sequence ATGAAAATGAACTTTTTTTTCTGTTTTATAGTATTTTTTATAAGTACTAGCGCAATTGAACAGCCTGTACACGCAACAGGAAATAATGGGACTATTAGTGTCGTATCATTTGATGGTATGGGCTATGTAGATACTCAACGCTATAAAAATAAAGGAATAATGAAAAACCTTGAAGAAGTAGAAGCGAAGTCTGCCTACGCGACAGATTTTGTAACTGTTACTCCGTCATTGACTGCTCCTTCGCATGCCGCGATGGCGACTGGTGCCGATCCCGCAAAGACTGGAATTGTCAGCAACAGCTTTCATTCAACAGGAGAGAAAGTGCAGGATGATCAGAGCGGATTCTCTCAAACATTAGGCGTCACTCCTATTTGGAAAGAAGCAAGAAATTACGGGAAAGTAACAGCTACAGTAGCTTTTCCAGATTCCAATCCAGATAATGCTTCGGCAGCCACTTATGCTGTCTATTCAGGCGGAACACTGGCAGATTCAAAGTTGCATAAACTGAAATTTAAAACGATTAAAGATAAACGTGTGGAGGCTTTATCGAATGGCTCCAAAAAAGTAAAAGAAGCTGTTATTCATCTGCAAATAAAAAATGTACCTTCCAAACAGTTATACGTGCTAGTGACAGAAGATGAAGAGCCGCTTATGTATATCTCAACTACACGTGAGGAAATTGGACAACAAGTGCACGAAGAAGATTGGATCGCTGTAACTCTTGATCTGCCGGATGAAGAAAGTACCGGCTTTTATGTGAAGATTAAAGGGGATATACAAGACTTAGACAATATCGAATTATTCCAAGGAACGATCATGGGGAGTATGTATCGAGGTCCGGATGGATTTGCTGAAAGTATTGCATCAGAATTCGGTTTTTATCCCGCGTCAGATGAGACAGATGCTTTTAAAGACGGAGACATTACGAGAGAAGAGTACGAACAAGTAAGTGAACGCTTTATTGATTGGGTCACCGATGTCAGTTTATATATTAAAGAACAATATGCCCCCGATCTATTATTTTACTATTACCCGCACGTAGATAATGAATTGCATAACTTTTTGTTACTAGATCCTGCTCAACCTGAATTTACAATTAATACTTTTAATACAAACGAAAACTATGTGAGGTGGGCATTTCAACAAGCGGATCAAGTAATCGGAAGAATTAACAACTCACTCCAACCCGATGACCATTTATTCATTGTGTCAGATCATGGTTTGGAACCTATCCATACACGACTATCGCCAAATAAAGAATTAGAGAAAGCGGGGCTACTCGTGAAAGATAAAAACGGGGAGATAGACACTTCGAAAACGAAAGCTTATGCAGAAGCCAGCGGAACGATTGCACATGTCTATGTGAATGTAAAAGGCCGCGAAAAAAAGGGAATTGTCGAAATAGAAGAATTTGAATCAGTAAAGAGTCAAATAGTGGAAGTATTCAAAAATCCTTCTATACACTCGACTGTTTATTCAGATCCTGCAGATGCAGGAATACCGGCCCTTCGTTGGATACTTGGGAAGAGCAGTTTTACTTATCATTATCCTAGCGTAGCTATACTATCCTCTCGCTTGAGGAATAGCTTCCATGCTTATGAAGATGTGTGGACAAAAGACATGCGGGAATACAAAAAGATTGCTAGCGACAATAGCGGTGACGTTTTTTTATCAGCAGCTTCAGGTTATTTAATGGGTAAAGATGCAAAGATAGCTATCGAACCGACTGAAGAATTGGGTAGCCATGGCGGAGATCCGACACGTTCAAGATTACGACCGATACTATATGTAGCGGGACCTGCTATACCTATAGGAGAACTATCTAAACGAATCTCCATGATAGATATCGCACCAAGCATATATGAATTATTATCGATTCCATCCCCCGAGTTTGTAGAAGGTTCTTCCATTTGGAAGTGA
- a CDS encoding sodium-dependent transporter: MEQKKEQWSSKLGFIMSSAGAAIGLGAIWKFPYVTGMSGGGAFFLLFVVFTILIGLPMLISEFIIGRGAGKEAVSAYKKLAPASAWPWIGRLGVAGCFLLLSFYSVVGGWVFVYSGLSVQGKIISEGASYSEQFGSIVGSPSTTLIGLLLFTIINVLVISSGVQNGIEKANKYMMPLLFIFFIILVVRSLTLTGAMEGVSFFLKPDFSSITKESILYALGQSFFSLAVGFSCMVTYSSYLKKDVSLTSSATSVVGMNLFVSLLAGLAIFPAVFAFGQEPAAGPELLFMVLPSVFSQLPFGQVFLALFLILFLFATLTSSFSLYEIIVAALTASGKRSRKTVTWIIGAVVFLAAIPSALSSSTLAGFTIFDKSVFDATDFLVSNILLPLGCLMISIFIIRKMDQVLVREEFTLMSPQANSFYPLWHLLMKWIVPLTIIIVFLNTLGIVQ, from the coding sequence GTGGAACAAAAGAAAGAGCAATGGTCGTCAAAACTTGGATTTATTATGTCGTCTGCAGGTGCGGCGATCGGTCTTGGAGCGATTTGGAAGTTTCCTTATGTAACAGGAATGAGCGGTGGCGGTGCATTTTTTCTGTTATTCGTAGTATTTACGATTTTAATCGGTTTGCCTATGTTGATTTCCGAATTCATCATCGGTCGTGGTGCGGGGAAGGAAGCGGTCAGTGCCTATAAAAAGCTAGCTCCTGCAAGTGCGTGGCCTTGGATTGGCAGGTTAGGTGTGGCAGGCTGTTTCCTGTTGCTTTCCTTTTACAGTGTTGTCGGCGGGTGGGTGTTCGTTTATAGCGGTTTGTCTGTGCAAGGGAAAATCATTAGTGAAGGAGCATCTTACTCTGAGCAATTTGGTTCTATCGTCGGTTCACCTAGCACGACATTGATTGGCTTGTTATTGTTTACTATTATTAACGTTTTGGTCATTTCATCAGGTGTCCAAAATGGAATTGAAAAAGCGAACAAATATATGATGCCCTTACTATTTATCTTTTTTATCATTTTAGTTGTGCGTTCGCTTACTCTGACAGGCGCGATGGAAGGTGTATCATTTTTCTTGAAACCTGATTTTTCAAGTATTACTAAAGAATCCATTCTGTATGCGTTAGGTCAATCATTTTTCTCACTAGCAGTAGGGTTTTCCTGCATGGTAACGTACAGTTCCTATTTGAAAAAAGATGTTAGTCTTACATCGTCCGCGACTTCTGTCGTTGGAATGAACTTGTTCGTTTCATTGCTGGCAGGTTTAGCGATTTTTCCTGCAGTTTTTGCGTTTGGACAAGAACCGGCTGCGGGTCCAGAATTATTGTTCATGGTATTGCCTTCTGTATTTTCACAGCTACCATTTGGACAAGTGTTTTTGGCATTGTTCCTCATCCTGTTCTTATTCGCCACGTTAACTTCCTCTTTCAGTCTTTATGAAATAATCGTAGCTGCTTTAACGGCAAGCGGAAAACGTTCACGAAAGACTGTTACATGGATCATCGGGGCAGTCGTGTTTTTAGCAGCGATACCATCTGCGCTTTCATCAAGTACATTGGCAGGCTTTACAATATTTGATAAAAGTGTATTTGATGCGACAGACTTCTTAGTAAGTAATATTTTACTTCCTCTTGGCTGTTTGATGATCTCCATATTTATTATTCGCAAAATGGATCAAGTGCTAGTGCGCGAGGAATTTACACTAATGAGTCCGCAAGCAAACAGTTTTTATCCATTATGGCATTTGCTAATGAAGTGGATCGTTCCTTTAACGATTATTATCGTATTTTTAAATACATTAGGTATCGTTCAATAA